The proteins below are encoded in one region of Mycteria americana isolate JAX WOST 10 ecotype Jacksonville Zoo and Gardens chromosome 22, USCA_MyAme_1.0, whole genome shotgun sequence:
- the ITGA3 gene encoding integrin alpha-3 — translation MERRRRLLPGLLPALLPALLGAAAAFNVDRAFPVLKEGATPGGFFGFSVALHRQTERRERCLLLVGAPRDVEPANGTRTGAVYACPLTVSTKDCQRLDIELKSEPGKAIIDDMWLGVTVASQRQPAGRVLACAHRYTKVLWSGSEDQRRMVGKCYVRGNDLRLNISDEWQTYHNEMCNSNTDTDETGMCQMGTSAGFTANIIYFGAPGAYNWQGTDYMLQREMWDLYDFSYPNERNGNTYIGYAAEVGSAVLQQDAVTVVTGAPRYKHMGAVYLLSRSSQQTLQRSCLLPGHQVGSYFGSAVALADLNNDGWQDLVVGAPYYFQRKQEVGGAVYVYMNEVGDFQPTPSLLLTGPSYSAFGFAVASIGDINQDGFQDIAVGAPFEGPGKVYIYHSSAEGLRDKPQQVISGSDLGPASMQTFGYSLSGGLDVDDNSYPDLLVGSLAERVVLLRARPVINILNKIFTATPSKVDPARCTPDSCITVTVCFSYNQSAGDPKYKEKITLEYTLEADKDRHPPRVRFLGTHSAIYRGIFPMPETRCESTELLLLDNIRDKLHPIVLSMNYSLVEKPRTFQLGPHSLDAFPVLNQDQSHENETKIEFQKECGSDNKCYSNLQLQSSFVTDQNQPLPRLNGTQVLQYSRDVRKLYLSINITNVPTTPSNGEDAHEALLNVTVPATLLPSSVRPSGACTFAETVLCELGNPFKRNQRAELIITFEAIGIMLDTREVLVWLDLSTQSTQEDLQPVPAKLLVDYSIQSSLTTAFSHVQSHFSGTVVGESAMQREQDVGSPLAFEFQVTTKDESLGTLGTILLGFEWPYEIPNGKWLLYPTEILVNSNETCQPPGGVINPLNLTLEDKAPSRQRRELEAPKPAEPSSSLATVKKDKSEVVLSCSKGTARCVWFECPLLHTQHTTTFRIRARVWNSTFIEEYSDFDRVKVDGTATLFLRTHVPTINMRNHTVRFSVDVDSELTEEQPAEIALWLVLVAVAAGLLLLGLIILLLWKCDFFQRTRYYRIMPKYHAVRIRQEQRYQPGGLLPRRRKKHWVTKWQEPEKYY, via the exons ATGGAGCGGCGCCGccggctgctcccggggctgctccccgcgcTGCTCCCCGCGCTgctcggcgccgccgccgccttcaaCGTGGACCGCGCCTTCCCGGTGCTCAAGGAGGGCGCGACCCCCGGCGGCTTCTTCGGCTTCTCGGTAGCGCTGCACCGCCAGACCGAGCGGCGGGAGCGGTGCCT gctgctggtggggGCCCCCCGAGATGTGGAGCCGGCGAACGGCACGCGGACGGGCGCTGTCTACGCCTGCCCCCTCACCGTCTCCACGAAGGACTGCCAGCGGCTCGACATCGAGTTGAAGA GTGAGCCGGGCAAGGCCATCATCGATGACATGTGGCTGGGGGTGACGGTGGCCAGCCAgcggcagccggcggggaggGTGCTG GCCTGCGCTCACCGTTACACCAAGGTGCTGTGGTCGGGCAGCGAGGACCAGCGGCGCATGGTGGGCAAGTGCTACGTGCGGGGCAACGACCTGCGCCTCAACATCAGCGACGAGTGGCAGACCTACCACAACGAGATGTGCAACTCCAACACGGACACCGACGAAACCGGCATGTGCCAGATGGGCACCAGCGCCGGCTTCACCGCCAACATCATCTATTTCGGGGCGCCCGGTGCCTATAACTGGCAAG GTACCGACTACATGCTGCAGCGGGAGATGTGGGACCTGTACGACTTCTCCTACCCCAACGAGAGGAACGGCAATACCTATATag GGTACGCGGCGGAGGTGGGCAGCGCGGTGCTGCAGCAGGACGCGGTGACGGTGGTGACGGGCGCTCCCCGGTACAAGCACATGGGTGCCGTGTACCTGCTGAGCCGCAGCTCCCAGCAGAcgctgcagaggagctgcctcctccccggcCACCAGGTCGGGTCCTACTTCGGCAGCGCCGTGGCCCTGGCAGACCTCAACAACGACGG GTGGCAGGACCTGGTGGTGGGAGCCCCCTACTACTTCCAGCGGAAGCAGGAGGTGGGGGGCGCAGTCTACGTCTACATGAACGAGGTGGGGGACTTccagcccacccccagcctgcttctCACCGGCCCCAGCTACTCCGCCTTCGGCTTCGCCGTGGCCAGCATCGGGGACATCAACCAGGACGGCTTccagg ATATCGCTGTGGGGGCTCCTTTTGAGGGGCCCGGCAAGGTCTACATCTACCACAGCAGCGCAGAAGGGCTGCGGGACAAACCCCAGCAG GTGATCAGCGGGTCGGATCTGGGCCCTGCCAGCATGCAGACCTTCGGGTACTCGCTGAGCGGGGGGCTGGACGTGGACGATAACTCCTACCCCGACCTCCTGGTGGGCAGCTTGGCGGAGAGGGTCGTCCTGCTCAG AGCTCGGCCCGTGATCAACATCTTGAACAAGATTTTCACGGCGACTCCCAGCAAGGTGGACCCTGCCCGGTGTACGCCCGACTCCTG catcacgGTGACCGTCTGCTTCTCCTACAACCAGAGCGCTGGAGACCCCAAGTACAAGGAGAAGATCA ccctggAGTACACCCTGGAGGCTGACAAGGACCGGCACCCCCCCAGGGTCAGGTTTTTGGGGACCCACTCTGCCATCTACCGCGGCATCTTCCCCATGCCCGAGACCCGTTGTGAATCCACGGAGCTCCTGCTGCTG GACAACATCCGAGACAAGCTGCACCCCATCGTGCTCTCCATGAACTACTCGCTGGTGGAGAAGCCCAGGACCTTCCAGCTGGGTCCCCACTCCCTCGACGCCTTCCCCGTCCTCAACCAGGACCAGTCCCACGAGAACGAGACCAAG atCGAGTTCCAGAAGGAGTGCGGCTCCGACAACAAGTGCTACAGCAACCTCCAGCTCCAGAGCAGCTTTGTCACCGACCAGAACCAGCCCCTGCCCAG GCTGAACGGTACCCAGGTGCTGCAGTACAGCCGGGACGTGCGGAAGCTCTACCTGAGCATCAACATCACCAACGTGCCCACCACCCCCTCCAACGGCGAGGATGCCCACGAGGCGCTGCTCAACGTCACGGTGCCGGCCACCCTGCTGCCCTCCTCCGTGCGCCCG agcGGAGCCTGTACCTTTGCGGAGACAGTGCTGTGCGAGCTGGGCAACCCTTTTAAGAGGAACCAGAGG gcagagctgatcATCACCTTCGAGGCCATCGGGATCATGCTGGACACACGGGAGGTCTTGGTGTGGCTGGACCTGTCCAC GCAAAGCACCCAGGAGGACCTGCAGCCCGTGCCGGCCAAGCTGCTGGTGGACTATAGCATCCAGTCCTCGCTGACCAC AGCCTTCTCCCACGTCCAGTCGCACTTCAGCGGGACAGTGGTGGGCGAGTCGGCCATGCAGAGGGAGCAGGACGTGGGCAGCCCCCTCGCCTTCGAGTTCCAG GTGACCACCAAGGATGAGTCGCTGGGCACCCTGGGCACCATCCTGCTGGGCTTCGAGTGGCCCTACGAGATCCCCAATGGCAAATGGCTCCTCTACCCTACCGAGATCCTCGTCAACAGTAACGAGACCtgccagccccccgggggggTCATTAACCCCCTCAACCTCACT CTGGAGGACAAGGCTCCGTCCCGGCAGAGACGGGAGCTGGAGGCCCCCAAGCCGGCGGAGCCCTCCAGCAGCCTGGCCACCGTCAAGAAAGACAAGTCGGAGGTGGTGCTG AGCTGCTCCAAGGGCACCGCTCGCTGCGTCTGGTTCGAGTGCCCCCTCCTCCACACCCAGCACACCACCACCTTCAGAATCCGCGCCCGGGTCTGGAACAGCACCTTCATCGAG GAGTACAGCGATTTTGACCGGGTGAAGGTGGACGGCACGGCGACGCTCTTCCTCCGGACCCACGTCCCCACCATCAACATGAGGAACCACACGGTGCGG TTCTCCGTGGACGTGGACTCGGAGCTGACAGAGGAGCAGCCGGCCGAGATCGCGCTGtggctggtgctggtggcagtggcggccgggctgctgctgctggggctgatcATTCTCCTGCTCTGGAAG tgCGACTTCTTCCAGCGGACCCGTTACTACCGGATCATGCCCAAATACCACGCGGTGAGGATCCGGCAGGAGCAGCGCTACCAGCCCGGCGGCCTCCTGCCCCGCCGGCGCAAGAAACACTGGGTGACCAAGTGGCAGGAGCCGGAGAAGTACTACTga
- the PDK2 gene encoding pyruvate dehydrogenase kinase, isozyme 2 isoform X4 has product MKQFLDFGSSNACEKTSFAFLRQELPVRLSNIMKEINLLPDRVLRTPSVQLVQSWYVQSLLDIMEFLDRDPEDQTTLGQFTDALVTIRNRHNDVVPTMAQGVIEYKEAYGDDPVSNQNIQYFLDRFYLSRISIRMLINQHTLLFDGSTNPAHPKHIGSIDPHCSVANVVRDAYNMAKLLCDKYYMSSPDLEIEEVNASNSQQPISIVYVPSHLYHMLFELFKMSDRGMGVPLRKIERLFSYMYSTAPTPQLGTGGAPLVGAPLAGFGYGLPISRLYAKYFQGDLQLFSMEGFGTDAVIYLKALSTDSVERLPVYNKSAWRHYQASQEAGDWCVPSTEPKNTSTYRVP; this is encoded by the exons ATGAAACAATTCCTGGACTTCG GCTCCAGCAACGCCTGCGAGAAGACCTCCTTCGCCTTCCTGCGGCAGGAGCTGCCCGTCCGCCTCTCCAACATCATGAAGGAGATCAACCTGCTGCCGGACCGCGTCCTGCGCACCCCCTCCGTCCAGCTGGTGCAGAGCTG GTACGTCCAGAGCCTGCTGGACATCATGGAGTTCCTCGACAGGGACCCCGAGGACCAGACCACCCTGGGACA GTTCACGGACGCCCTGGTCACCATCCGCAACCGGCACAACGACGTGGTGCCCACCATGGCGCAGGGGGTCATCGAGTACAAGGAGGCCTACGGGGACGACCCCGTCTCCAACCAGAACATCCAGTACTTCCTCGACCGCTTCTACCTGAGCCGCATCTCCATCCGCATGCTCATCAACCAGCACA cgCTGCTCTTCGACGGCAGCACCAACCCCGCGCACCCCAAGCACATCGGGAGCATCGACCCCCACTGCAGCGTGGCCAACGTGGTGAGAG ATGCCTACAACATGGCCAAGCTCCTGTGTGACAAGTACTACATGTCCTCACCCGACCTGGAGATCGAGGAGGTGAACG cGAGCAACTCCCAGCAGCCCATCAGCATCGTCTACGTCCCCTCCCATCTCTACCATATGCTCTTCGAGCTCTTCAAG ATGAGTGACCGGGGCATGGGCGTCCCGCTGCGGAAGATCGAGCGTCTCTTCAGCTACATGTACTCCACCGCTCCCACCCCGCAGCTGGGCACCGGGGGGGCCCCCCTGGTAGGTGCCCCCCTG GCCGGCTTCGGCTACGGCTTGCCCATCTCCCGCCTCTACGCCAAGTACTTCCAGGGGGACCTGCAGCTCTTCTCCATGGAGGGCTTCGGCACCGACGCCGTCATCTACCTAAAG GCCCTGTCCACGGACTCAGTGGAGCGGTTGCCGGTCTACAACAAGTCGGCGTGGCGGCACTACCAGGCCAGCCAGGAGGCGGGGGACTGGTGCGTCCCCAGCACCGAGCCCAAGAACACCTCCACCTACCGAGTCCCCTAG
- the PDK2 gene encoding pyruvate dehydrogenase kinase, isozyme 2 isoform X5 has product MKQFLDFGSSNACEKTSFAFLRQELPVRLSNIMKEINLLPDRVLRTPSVQLVQSWYVQSLLDIMEFLDRDPEDQTTLGQFTDALVTIRNRHNDVVPTMAQGVIEYKEAYGDDPVSNQNIQYFLDRFYLSRISIRMLINQHTLLFDGSTNPAHPKHIGSIDPHCSVANVVRDAYNMAKLLCDKYYMSSPDLEIEEVNASNSQQPISIVYVPSHLYHMLFELFKMSDRGMGVPLRKIERLFSYMYSTAPTPQLGTGGAPLAGFGYGLPISRLYAKYFQGDLQLFSMEGFGTDAVIYLKALSTDSVERLPVYNKSAWRHYQASQEAGDWCVPSTEPKNTSTYRVP; this is encoded by the exons ATGAAACAATTCCTGGACTTCG GCTCCAGCAACGCCTGCGAGAAGACCTCCTTCGCCTTCCTGCGGCAGGAGCTGCCCGTCCGCCTCTCCAACATCATGAAGGAGATCAACCTGCTGCCGGACCGCGTCCTGCGCACCCCCTCCGTCCAGCTGGTGCAGAGCTG GTACGTCCAGAGCCTGCTGGACATCATGGAGTTCCTCGACAGGGACCCCGAGGACCAGACCACCCTGGGACA GTTCACGGACGCCCTGGTCACCATCCGCAACCGGCACAACGACGTGGTGCCCACCATGGCGCAGGGGGTCATCGAGTACAAGGAGGCCTACGGGGACGACCCCGTCTCCAACCAGAACATCCAGTACTTCCTCGACCGCTTCTACCTGAGCCGCATCTCCATCCGCATGCTCATCAACCAGCACA cgCTGCTCTTCGACGGCAGCACCAACCCCGCGCACCCCAAGCACATCGGGAGCATCGACCCCCACTGCAGCGTGGCCAACGTGGTGAGAG ATGCCTACAACATGGCCAAGCTCCTGTGTGACAAGTACTACATGTCCTCACCCGACCTGGAGATCGAGGAGGTGAACG cGAGCAACTCCCAGCAGCCCATCAGCATCGTCTACGTCCCCTCCCATCTCTACCATATGCTCTTCGAGCTCTTCAAG ATGAGTGACCGGGGCATGGGCGTCCCGCTGCGGAAGATCGAGCGTCTCTTCAGCTACATGTACTCCACCGCTCCCACCCCGCAGCTGGGCACCGGGGGGGCCCCCCTG GCCGGCTTCGGCTACGGCTTGCCCATCTCCCGCCTCTACGCCAAGTACTTCCAGGGGGACCTGCAGCTCTTCTCCATGGAGGGCTTCGGCACCGACGCCGTCATCTACCTAAAG GCCCTGTCCACGGACTCAGTGGAGCGGTTGCCGGTCTACAACAAGTCGGCGTGGCGGCACTACCAGGCCAGCCAGGAGGCGGGGGACTGGTGCGTCCCCAGCACCGAGCCCAAGAACACCTCCACCTACCGAGTCCCCTAG
- the PDK2 gene encoding pyruvate dehydrogenase kinase, isozyme 2 isoform X3 — protein sequence MKQFLDFGSSNACEKTSFAFLRQELPVRLSNIMKEINLLPDRVLRTPSVQLVQSWYVQSLLDIMEFLDRDPEDQTTLGQFTDALVTIRNRHNDVVPTMAQGVIEYKEAYGDDPVSNQNIQYFLDRFYLSRISIRMLINQHTLLFDGSTNPAHPKHIGSIDPHCSVANVVRDAYNMAKLLCDKYYMSSPDLEIEEVNASNSQQPISIVYVPSHLYHMLFELFKNAMRATVESHENSPRLPAIKVMVALGQEDLSIKMSDRGMGVPLRKIERLFSYMYSTAPTPQLGTGGAPLVGAPLAGFGYGLPISRLYAKYFQGDLQLFSMEGFGTDAVIYLKALSTDSVERLPVYNKSAWRHYQASQEAGDWCVPSTEPKNTSTYRVP from the exons ATGAAACAATTCCTGGACTTCG GCTCCAGCAACGCCTGCGAGAAGACCTCCTTCGCCTTCCTGCGGCAGGAGCTGCCCGTCCGCCTCTCCAACATCATGAAGGAGATCAACCTGCTGCCGGACCGCGTCCTGCGCACCCCCTCCGTCCAGCTGGTGCAGAGCTG GTACGTCCAGAGCCTGCTGGACATCATGGAGTTCCTCGACAGGGACCCCGAGGACCAGACCACCCTGGGACA GTTCACGGACGCCCTGGTCACCATCCGCAACCGGCACAACGACGTGGTGCCCACCATGGCGCAGGGGGTCATCGAGTACAAGGAGGCCTACGGGGACGACCCCGTCTCCAACCAGAACATCCAGTACTTCCTCGACCGCTTCTACCTGAGCCGCATCTCCATCCGCATGCTCATCAACCAGCACA cgCTGCTCTTCGACGGCAGCACCAACCCCGCGCACCCCAAGCACATCGGGAGCATCGACCCCCACTGCAGCGTGGCCAACGTGGTGAGAG ATGCCTACAACATGGCCAAGCTCCTGTGTGACAAGTACTACATGTCCTCACCCGACCTGGAGATCGAGGAGGTGAACG cGAGCAACTCCCAGCAGCCCATCAGCATCGTCTACGTCCCCTCCCATCTCTACCATATGCTCTTCGAGCTCTTCAAG AACGCCATGCGAGCCACCGTGGAGAGCCACGAGAACAGCCCGCGGCTGCCGGCCATCAAGGTGATGGTGGCTCTGGGCCAGGAGGACCTCTCCATCAAG ATGAGTGACCGGGGCATGGGCGTCCCGCTGCGGAAGATCGAGCGTCTCTTCAGCTACATGTACTCCACCGCTCCCACCCCGCAGCTGGGCACCGGGGGGGCCCCCCTGGTAGGTGCCCCCCTG GCCGGCTTCGGCTACGGCTTGCCCATCTCCCGCCTCTACGCCAAGTACTTCCAGGGGGACCTGCAGCTCTTCTCCATGGAGGGCTTCGGCACCGACGCCGTCATCTACCTAAAG GCCCTGTCCACGGACTCAGTGGAGCGGTTGCCGGTCTACAACAAGTCGGCGTGGCGGCACTACCAGGCCAGCCAGGAGGCGGGGGACTGGTGCGTCCCCAGCACCGAGCCCAAGAACACCTCCACCTACCGAGTCCCCTAG
- the PDK2 gene encoding pyruvate dehydrogenase kinase, isozyme 2 isoform X1: protein MKEINLLPDRVLRTPSVQLVQSWYVQSLLDIMEFLDRDPEDQTTLGQFTDALVTIRNRHNDVVPTMAQGVIEYKEAYGDDPVSNQNIQYFLDRFYLSRISIRMLINQHTLLFDGSTNPAHPKHIGSIDPHCSVANVVRDAYNMAKLLCDKYYMSSPDLEIEEVNASNSQQPISIVYVPSHLYHMLFELFKNAMRATVESHENSPRLPAIKVMVALGQEDLSIKMSDRGMGVPLRKIERLFSYMYSTAPTPQLGTGGAPLVGAPLAGFGYGLPISRLYAKYFQGDLQLFSMEGFGTDAVIYLKALSTDSVERLPVYNKSAWRHYQASQEAGDWCVPSTEPKNTSTYRVP, encoded by the exons ATGAAGGAGATCAACCTGCTGCCGGACCGCGTCCTGCGCACCCCCTCCGTCCAGCTGGTGCAGAGCTG GTACGTCCAGAGCCTGCTGGACATCATGGAGTTCCTCGACAGGGACCCCGAGGACCAGACCACCCTGGGACA GTTCACGGACGCCCTGGTCACCATCCGCAACCGGCACAACGACGTGGTGCCCACCATGGCGCAGGGGGTCATCGAGTACAAGGAGGCCTACGGGGACGACCCCGTCTCCAACCAGAACATCCAGTACTTCCTCGACCGCTTCTACCTGAGCCGCATCTCCATCCGCATGCTCATCAACCAGCACA cgCTGCTCTTCGACGGCAGCACCAACCCCGCGCACCCCAAGCACATCGGGAGCATCGACCCCCACTGCAGCGTGGCCAACGTGGTGAGAG ATGCCTACAACATGGCCAAGCTCCTGTGTGACAAGTACTACATGTCCTCACCCGACCTGGAGATCGAGGAGGTGAACG cGAGCAACTCCCAGCAGCCCATCAGCATCGTCTACGTCCCCTCCCATCTCTACCATATGCTCTTCGAGCTCTTCAAG AACGCCATGCGAGCCACCGTGGAGAGCCACGAGAACAGCCCGCGGCTGCCGGCCATCAAGGTGATGGTGGCTCTGGGCCAGGAGGACCTCTCCATCAAG ATGAGTGACCGGGGCATGGGCGTCCCGCTGCGGAAGATCGAGCGTCTCTTCAGCTACATGTACTCCACCGCTCCCACCCCGCAGCTGGGCACCGGGGGGGCCCCCCTGGTAGGTGCCCCCCTG GCCGGCTTCGGCTACGGCTTGCCCATCTCCCGCCTCTACGCCAAGTACTTCCAGGGGGACCTGCAGCTCTTCTCCATGGAGGGCTTCGGCACCGACGCCGTCATCTACCTAAAG GCCCTGTCCACGGACTCAGTGGAGCGGTTGCCGGTCTACAACAAGTCGGCGTGGCGGCACTACCAGGCCAGCCAGGAGGCGGGGGACTGGTGCGTCCCCAGCACCGAGCCCAAGAACACCTCCACCTACCGAGTCCCCTAG
- the PDK2 gene encoding pyruvate dehydrogenase kinase, isozyme 2 isoform X2 has protein sequence MKEINLLPDRVLRTPSVQLVQSWYVQSLLDIMEFLDRDPEDQTTLGQFTDALVTIRNRHNDVVPTMAQGVIEYKEAYGDDPVSNQNIQYFLDRFYLSRISIRMLINQHTLLFDGSTNPAHPKHIGSIDPHCSVANVVRDAYNMAKLLCDKYYMSSPDLEIEEVNASNSQQPISIVYVPSHLYHMLFELFKNAMRATVESHENSPRLPAIKVMVALGQEDLSIKMSDRGMGVPLRKIERLFSYMYSTAPTPQLGTGGAPLAGFGYGLPISRLYAKYFQGDLQLFSMEGFGTDAVIYLKALSTDSVERLPVYNKSAWRHYQASQEAGDWCVPSTEPKNTSTYRVP, from the exons ATGAAGGAGATCAACCTGCTGCCGGACCGCGTCCTGCGCACCCCCTCCGTCCAGCTGGTGCAGAGCTG GTACGTCCAGAGCCTGCTGGACATCATGGAGTTCCTCGACAGGGACCCCGAGGACCAGACCACCCTGGGACA GTTCACGGACGCCCTGGTCACCATCCGCAACCGGCACAACGACGTGGTGCCCACCATGGCGCAGGGGGTCATCGAGTACAAGGAGGCCTACGGGGACGACCCCGTCTCCAACCAGAACATCCAGTACTTCCTCGACCGCTTCTACCTGAGCCGCATCTCCATCCGCATGCTCATCAACCAGCACA cgCTGCTCTTCGACGGCAGCACCAACCCCGCGCACCCCAAGCACATCGGGAGCATCGACCCCCACTGCAGCGTGGCCAACGTGGTGAGAG ATGCCTACAACATGGCCAAGCTCCTGTGTGACAAGTACTACATGTCCTCACCCGACCTGGAGATCGAGGAGGTGAACG cGAGCAACTCCCAGCAGCCCATCAGCATCGTCTACGTCCCCTCCCATCTCTACCATATGCTCTTCGAGCTCTTCAAG AACGCCATGCGAGCCACCGTGGAGAGCCACGAGAACAGCCCGCGGCTGCCGGCCATCAAGGTGATGGTGGCTCTGGGCCAGGAGGACCTCTCCATCAAG ATGAGTGACCGGGGCATGGGCGTCCCGCTGCGGAAGATCGAGCGTCTCTTCAGCTACATGTACTCCACCGCTCCCACCCCGCAGCTGGGCACCGGGGGGGCCCCCCTG GCCGGCTTCGGCTACGGCTTGCCCATCTCCCGCCTCTACGCCAAGTACTTCCAGGGGGACCTGCAGCTCTTCTCCATGGAGGGCTTCGGCACCGACGCCGTCATCTACCTAAAG GCCCTGTCCACGGACTCAGTGGAGCGGTTGCCGGTCTACAACAAGTCGGCGTGGCGGCACTACCAGGCCAGCCAGGAGGCGGGGGACTGGTGCGTCCCCAGCACCGAGCCCAAGAACACCTCCACCTACCGAGTCCCCTAG